One genomic region from Enterobacter hormaechei ATCC 49162 encodes:
- the gspM gene encoding type II secretion system protein GspM — translation MKERIAQLKSRYQNYSAREKVILKLCAVAIFGAAVYYAGVIPLDNMIQNSKSTLKRQKETLNWMRSEIDKNHLQVQLVKTDNPRTVVENSAHEINLSLTDVRQEGQTLSFVVNRVNVYELKSWLREINQTSGVRLQKMNLTPVDHLSDVKAQVELTWSKSA, via the coding sequence ATGAAAGAGCGAATCGCGCAGTTGAAATCGCGCTATCAGAATTATAGCGCCCGGGAAAAAGTGATTTTAAAACTATGTGCCGTCGCCATTTTCGGGGCTGCGGTGTATTACGCAGGAGTAATTCCCTTGGATAATATGATTCAAAATAGTAAATCAACGCTAAAAAGACAAAAAGAGACGCTTAACTGGATGCGCAGTGAAATTGATAAAAATCATCTTCAGGTTCAGTTAGTCAAAACGGATAATCCACGCACGGTGGTAGAGAACAGCGCCCATGAAATTAATCTCTCGCTGACGGATGTGCGCCAGGAGGGACAAACATTATCCTTTGTCGTGAATCGCGTTAACGTTTATGAATTAAAAAGCTGGCTGCGCGAAATTAATCAGACCTCCGGCGTCAGATTACAGAAAATGAATCTTACGCCGGTGGATCATCTCAGCGATGTTAAAGCGCAGGTGGAGCTTACCTGGTCCAAATCCGCATGA
- a CDS encoding glycosyl hydrolase family 18 protein: MKFMKPKYLALFIAAATSSAFAAAPGAPTIGYGNDKFALVEVDQAAQDYNNLVKVHNDGVDVKVEWNVWSGDAPTSAKVLLDGQTVWTGAGGATGSATFKVKKGGRYQEQVEVCNASGCAKSASKLIIVADTDGSHLLPLNTTMQENNKAFAKHTDKVVAAYFPEWGVYDRNFPVDKIPAANLNHILYGFIPICGGDGINDGLKTIEGGNSFRVLQNDCKGRPDYTVAIHDPWAALQKPQAGVSNWDDPYKGNFGQLMALKKAHPDLKVLPSIGGWTLSDPFFHMGDPAIRARFVSSVKEFLQTWKFFDGVDIDWEFPGGGGVSENLGNPQQDKATYTALMHDLRTMLNELSAQTGRTYELTSAIGAGRDKIEDVDYTAAQQYLDHIFLMSYDFYGGWSNTVLGHQAALRAPAWRPDTDYTTENGVNALLSQGVQPGKIVVGAGMYGRGWTGVHGYTGNNPFTGTATGMVKGTWEPGVVDYRQIVNEYKGKPGWEYGYDADAEAPYVFNKTTGDLITYEDARSTTAKGKYVLANKLGGLFAWSIDSDTGDILNAMNESLLGGSTPVDPVVTNHAPIASSADQNVSGPATVTLDGSASSDPDGDAITYKWTQVSGPSVTINNSTKAKATFNVAAATTDQTMTFRLTVTDAKGLSNAIDVQVVNKAPKANQAPVVNAMEAVTLQAGETYSLHAQAADPDGDALTYAWSVPADMHATGTDTANVSITAPDVTSTSTYTLSVVVGDGKTSVQSNVQVTVNPKPADVTPPADDVTPPADDVTPPADDVTPPSDEGSATNSCDAPVDANASKYAAWDASKIYNNGDTVSFDHLVWKAKYWTQGNQPGFGVDAWELVSNVKMNWRSDMVYNGGDTTTYEGNVYRAKWWTSGDNPANSDVWVKEGPSTDCK, from the coding sequence ATGAAATTTATGAAGCCAAAATATCTGGCGCTCTTTATTGCGGCGGCAACCAGCTCTGCATTTGCAGCAGCGCCGGGTGCACCGACGATCGGCTATGGCAATGACAAATTTGCCCTGGTGGAAGTGGATCAGGCTGCTCAGGATTATAACAATCTTGTCAAAGTGCATAACGATGGCGTGGATGTAAAAGTTGAGTGGAACGTCTGGAGTGGCGATGCGCCAACCTCAGCAAAAGTGCTGCTGGACGGACAGACCGTCTGGACCGGCGCTGGCGGCGCGACCGGCTCAGCAACGTTCAAAGTGAAAAAAGGTGGACGTTATCAGGAGCAGGTTGAAGTCTGTAACGCCAGCGGCTGTGCGAAAAGCGCCAGCAAGCTGATTATCGTGGCTGACACCGACGGTAGCCACCTGCTGCCGCTGAACACCACCATGCAGGAAAACAACAAGGCTTTCGCGAAGCACACCGATAAAGTGGTTGCAGCCTATTTCCCGGAATGGGGCGTTTACGATCGTAACTTCCCGGTTGATAAAATTCCTGCGGCTAACCTCAACCACATTCTGTACGGCTTCATTCCAATCTGTGGCGGTGACGGCATTAACGACGGCCTGAAAACCATTGAAGGCGGCAACAGCTTCCGCGTGCTTCAGAACGACTGTAAGGGCCGTCCTGACTATACCGTGGCGATCCACGACCCATGGGCTGCGCTGCAAAAACCACAGGCTGGCGTCTCCAACTGGGACGACCCGTACAAAGGTAACTTTGGCCAGCTGATGGCGCTGAAAAAAGCACATCCTGACCTGAAAGTGCTGCCATCTATCGGCGGCTGGACGCTTTCCGATCCGTTCTTCCACATGGGCGACCCGGCTATCCGTGCACGCTTTGTCTCGTCTGTGAAAGAGTTCCTCCAGACCTGGAAATTCTTTGACGGCGTGGATATCGACTGGGAATTCCCAGGCGGCGGCGGTGTGAGCGAAAACCTGGGCAACCCGCAGCAGGATAAAGCCACCTATACCGCACTGATGCACGACCTGCGCACCATGCTGAACGAGCTGTCTGCACAGACGGGCCGTACCTATGAACTGACCAGCGCCATCGGTGCAGGTCGCGATAAGATCGAAGACGTGGATTACACTGCCGCTCAGCAGTACCTCGACCACATCTTCCTGATGAGCTACGACTTCTACGGCGGCTGGAGCAACACCGTTCTGGGCCACCAGGCTGCGCTGCGTGCGCCAGCATGGCGTCCGGACACTGACTACACCACTGAAAATGGCGTTAACGCGCTGCTTTCCCAGGGTGTACAGCCAGGCAAGATCGTGGTGGGTGCGGGCATGTATGGCCGCGGCTGGACCGGCGTACATGGCTACACCGGTAACAATCCATTCACTGGTACTGCGACCGGTATGGTGAAAGGGACCTGGGAACCAGGCGTGGTTGACTATCGTCAGATCGTCAACGAATACAAAGGCAAACCAGGCTGGGAATACGGCTACGACGCGGACGCGGAAGCCCCTTACGTCTTCAACAAAACTACCGGCGACCTGATCACGTATGAAGATGCGCGTTCAACCACGGCGAAAGGTAAGTATGTTCTGGCGAATAAACTGGGCGGCCTGTTCGCATGGTCTATCGATTCTGACACCGGCGACATCCTGAACGCGATGAACGAAAGCCTGCTGGGCGGTTCTACTCCGGTTGATCCGGTGGTGACTAACCATGCGCCAATCGCTTCATCTGCGGATCAGAACGTTTCTGGCCCGGCAACCGTCACGCTCGATGGTTCTGCTTCCAGCGATCCTGATGGCGATGCGATTACCTACAAATGGACTCAGGTTTCTGGTCCGTCTGTCACCATCAACAACAGCACCAAAGCGAAAGCGACCTTCAACGTAGCGGCCGCGACGACCGACCAGACCATGACGTTCCGTCTGACGGTAACGGATGCGAAAGGCCTGAGCAACGCGATTGATGTGCAGGTTGTGAACAAAGCGCCGAAAGCGAACCAGGCGCCGGTTGTGAACGCGATGGAAGCGGTAACGCTTCAGGCGGGTGAAACCTATTCTCTGCATGCACAGGCTGCCGATCCTGACGGTGACGCGCTGACCTACGCCTGGAGCGTACCAGCAGACATGCACGCCACCGGTACTGATACCGCGAACGTGAGCATTACTGCACCAGACGTGACTTCTACCTCTACCTATACCCTGAGCGTAGTGGTCGGCGATGGTAAAACCAGCGTGCAGTCTAACGTGCAGGTTACCGTGAATCCGAAACCGGCTGACGTAACGCCACCGGCTGATGACGTGACCCCACCAGCTGACGACGTAACTCCTCCGGCTGATGACGTGACTCCGCCATCTGACGAAGGCTCTGCAACGAACAGCTGCGACGCACCTGTCGATGCTAACGCCAGCAAATATGCTGCGTGGGATGCAAGCAAGATCTACAACAATGGCGATACCGTAAGCTTCGACCATCTGGTGTGGAAAGCGAAGTACTGGACGCAGGGCAACCAGCCTGGCTTCGGTGTGGATGCCTGGGAACTGGTCAGCAACGTGAAGATGAACTGGCGTTCTGACATGGTTTATAACGGCGGCGATACCACCACTTACGAAGGTAATGTTTACCGTGCGAAATGGTGGACCAGCGGTGATAACCCAGCTAACAGCGACGTATGGGTGAAAGAAGGTCCTTCAACAGACTGCAAATAA
- a CDS encoding prepilin peptidase, producing the protein MNTVVLMWDTCPLGFPIMSAILGGIAGSFLGVVAERVPGMVMEVEGSGNLLFPASHCPVCKHTLAAWENIPLVSWLLLRGRCHQCGTAIPLRIFLVELFSALFCGVTAWVMPDLQSLFSLWLLAAFLLPLAMIDWQHQLLPDCLTQPLLWAGLVLHAFDHTLPLRDALFGAVSGYLSLWLLYWAFRLMAGREGLGYGDFKLLAALGAWCGWQALPSIELAAALSGIVGYFAANNLNKNNLTISFGPYLAFAGIVVFISQQLTFTF; encoded by the coding sequence ATGAATACCGTCGTGCTGATGTGGGATACCTGTCCGCTGGGTTTCCCGATAATGAGTGCGATTCTGGGGGGGATTGCAGGCAGTTTTCTAGGCGTCGTGGCCGAGCGTGTCCCGGGGATGGTGATGGAGGTGGAGGGGAGCGGCAATCTGCTTTTTCCGGCCTCGCACTGCCCCGTGTGTAAGCACACGCTAGCGGCGTGGGAAAATATCCCGCTGGTCAGCTGGCTTTTATTGCGCGGACGCTGTCACCAGTGCGGTACGGCTATCCCACTGCGGATATTTTTGGTCGAACTTTTCTCCGCGCTGTTTTGCGGCGTCACGGCCTGGGTTATGCCAGACCTTCAGTCGCTGTTTTCCTTATGGCTGCTGGCGGCGTTTTTACTGCCGCTGGCCATGATCGACTGGCAGCACCAGCTGCTTCCGGACTGCCTGACCCAGCCGCTGCTGTGGGCGGGGTTAGTGCTCCATGCGTTTGACCATACGTTGCCGCTACGCGACGCCCTGTTCGGCGCCGTGTCGGGCTATCTGTCGCTCTGGCTGCTCTACTGGGCTTTTCGGCTGATGGCCGGGCGCGAAGGTCTGGGTTACGGTGATTTTAAGCTACTGGCCGCGCTGGGTGCCTGGTGCGGCTGGCAGGCATTACCCTCCATTGAACTGGCGGCAGCGTTAAGCGGTATTGTCGGATATTTCGCCGCAAATAATTTAAATAAAAATAACCTCACTATTTCTTTCGGACCCTACCTCGCCTTTGCTGGAATAGTGGTGTTTATTAGTCAGCAGCTTACTTTCACATTTTAA